A part of Mycolicibacterium sp. TUM20985 genomic DNA contains:
- a CDS encoding PrsW family intramembrane metalloprotease, with amino-acid sequence MSHPSALPRKVRQVGAPLGAIIAMGVVAGLSVILLTAVNPVGTSIGFVLATAAVIVVLLAYLWLDRWEPEPPRLLVLAFAWGASVAIVVSVIFEVVFGSLLATGEAATDEFVTLAIVAPIVEEAAKGVFLLLMMTGRRRNELNSLTDCLVYAGLVAAGFAWLENIGYIGGGEPLGGSLVTAGLRLIMGPFAHPLFTTMTAIGVYFALQRRGLLAKTGCVLLGYVGAVLMHALWNGSSFFGIETYFLVYFLWMVPVFALAIALAVGSRRREQRIIAGKLPGMIAAGVVTPNEATWLGSIRHRKAAIAEANRFGGRPAAKGVKDFTAAVIELAFVRDRIDRGFGDPRVHALLQDETYAVYATRAAAPVLQAVAAYRAPGS; translated from the coding sequence GTGTCACACCCGTCCGCATTGCCACGGAAGGTCCGCCAGGTGGGCGCGCCACTCGGCGCGATCATCGCGATGGGCGTCGTCGCGGGGCTGTCGGTGATCTTGCTGACGGCGGTCAACCCGGTTGGTACCTCCATCGGATTCGTGCTCGCCACCGCGGCGGTGATCGTCGTGCTCCTGGCCTATCTGTGGCTGGATCGGTGGGAACCGGAGCCACCACGACTCTTGGTGCTTGCCTTCGCGTGGGGCGCGTCGGTCGCGATCGTCGTCTCGGTGATCTTCGAGGTGGTGTTCGGATCGCTGCTGGCCACCGGTGAGGCCGCGACCGACGAGTTCGTCACCCTCGCCATCGTGGCGCCAATCGTCGAAGAGGCCGCGAAGGGCGTCTTCCTGCTGTTGATGATGACCGGCCGACGCCGCAACGAGCTGAACTCACTCACCGATTGCCTGGTCTACGCCGGCCTCGTGGCCGCGGGCTTCGCCTGGCTGGAGAACATCGGCTACATCGGCGGCGGGGAGCCGCTGGGCGGGTCGCTCGTCACCGCCGGGCTGCGGTTGATCATGGGCCCCTTCGCCCATCCGCTGTTCACCACGATGACGGCGATCGGCGTCTACTTCGCGCTGCAGCGTCGCGGTCTGCTCGCGAAGACGGGCTGCGTCCTACTCGGGTACGTCGGCGCCGTACTCATGCACGCACTGTGGAACGGCTCGTCGTTCTTCGGCATCGAGACGTACTTCCTCGTCTACTTCCTCTGGATGGTTCCCGTCTTCGCACTGGCGATCGCGCTCGCCGTCGGCAGCCGGCGCCGCGAACAGCGGATCATCGCCGGGAAGCTACCGGGGATGATCGCGGCGGGTGTGGTGACGCCGAACGAGGCGACCTGGCTCGGGTCGATCCGCCATCGGAAGGCCGCCATCGCCGAGGCGAATCGGTTCGGCGGACGACCGGCTGCCAAGGGCGTCAAGGACTTCACCGCCGCGGTGATCGAGCTGGCGTTCGTCCGTGACCGCATCGACCGGGGCTTCGGTGACCCGAGGGTCCACGCGCTGCTGCAAGACGAGACCTACGCCGTGTACGCGACCCGCGCCGCGGCGCCGGTGTTGCAGGCGGTCGCCGCCTACCGCGCGCCAGGGAGCTAG
- the polA gene encoding DNA polymerase I yields MLLDGNSLAFRAFYALPAENFKTQGGLTTNAVYGFTAMLINLLRDEQPTHIAAAFDVSRQTFRAEKYPEYKAGRSATPDEFRGQIDITKEVLVALGITALAEAGFEADDIIATLATQAEAEGYRVLIVTGDRDALQLVSPDVTVLYPRKGVSELTRFTPDAVVEKYGLTPAQYPDFAALRGDPSDNLPGIPGVGEKTASKWIIEYGSLQALVDQVDTVKGKVGESLRANLSHVILNRDLTELVKDVPLAQTPDTLRMMPWDRDQIHRLFDDLEFRVLRDRLFETLASADPEVEQGFDVRGGVLERGQLASWLAEHGAGRRFGLAVVGTHLAFDSDATAVAIVSADGEGCYFDTSSLSQEDEAALAAFLADPAVPKALHEAKLAMHDLAGRGWETKGVTSDTALAAYLVRPGQRSFALDDLAVRYLKRELRAENPEQQQLSLLDDDEGVDDQAVQTLLLRASAVADLADALDEELERIDSSALLGDMELPVQRVLAQLETTGIAIDLELLGQLQSRFANLIRDAAEAAYAVIGKQINLGSPKQLQVVLFDELEMPKTKRTKTGYTTDADALQGLFDKTGHPFLQHLLAHRDATRLKVTVDGLLNAVGSDGRIHTTFNQTIAATGRLSSTEPNLQNIPIRTEAGRQIREGFVVSKGYAELMTADYSQIEMRIMAHLSGDAGLIEAFNTGEDLHSFVASRAFGVPIDEVTAELRRRVKAMSYGLAYGLSAYGLAAQLKISTEEAKVQMDAYFSRFGGVRDYLQSVVEQARKDGYTSTVLGRRRYLPELDSSNRNVREAAERAALNAPIQGSAADIIKVAMINTDNAIRDSGLQSRMLLQVHDELLFEVADGEREKLDELVRDNMGGAYPLDVPLEVSVGYGRSWDAAAH; encoded by the coding sequence ATGCTTTTGGACGGCAACTCGCTGGCGTTCCGTGCGTTCTACGCGCTGCCCGCGGAGAACTTCAAGACTCAGGGCGGATTGACCACCAACGCGGTCTACGGCTTCACGGCCATGTTGATCAACTTGCTTCGCGACGAGCAGCCCACGCATATTGCCGCCGCCTTCGACGTCTCCCGGCAGACCTTCCGCGCCGAGAAGTATCCCGAGTACAAGGCAGGCCGGTCCGCTACCCCCGACGAGTTTCGCGGTCAGATCGATATCACCAAGGAAGTGCTTGTCGCACTGGGCATTACGGCGCTGGCCGAGGCCGGTTTCGAGGCTGACGACATCATCGCGACCTTGGCCACGCAGGCCGAGGCCGAGGGCTACCGCGTCCTAATCGTCACCGGCGACCGCGACGCACTGCAGCTCGTCAGCCCCGATGTCACCGTGCTCTATCCGCGCAAGGGTGTGTCGGAGCTGACCCGCTTCACCCCGGACGCGGTGGTCGAGAAGTACGGGTTGACGCCAGCTCAATACCCGGACTTCGCGGCGCTGCGTGGGGACCCGAGCGATAACTTGCCCGGCATACCCGGAGTGGGGGAGAAGACGGCGTCCAAGTGGATCATCGAATACGGCTCACTGCAGGCGCTCGTCGACCAGGTCGACACCGTCAAGGGCAAGGTCGGAGAATCGTTGCGCGCCAACCTCTCCCACGTCATCCTCAACCGCGACCTCACCGAGCTGGTCAAGGACGTGCCGCTGGCTCAGACACCGGACACCCTACGGATGATGCCGTGGGACCGCGACCAGATCCACCGACTCTTCGACGACCTGGAGTTCCGCGTCCTTCGCGATCGGCTCTTCGAAACGCTCGCGTCGGCCGATCCCGAGGTGGAGCAGGGCTTCGACGTGCGGGGCGGCGTCCTGGAGCGCGGCCAACTCGCGTCGTGGCTGGCCGAGCACGGCGCCGGTCGCAGATTCGGGCTCGCCGTCGTCGGCACGCATCTTGCGTTCGATTCCGATGCGACCGCGGTGGCGATCGTCTCGGCCGACGGCGAGGGCTGCTACTTCGACACCTCGTCGCTGAGCCAAGAGGACGAGGCCGCACTGGCTGCGTTCCTGGCGGACCCCGCGGTGCCGAAGGCGCTGCACGAGGCCAAGCTCGCGATGCACGATCTCGCCGGCCGTGGCTGGGAGACGAAGGGCGTCACCTCGGACACCGCGCTGGCGGCATACCTGGTGCGGCCAGGTCAGCGCAGCTTTGCGCTCGACGACCTCGCGGTACGGTATCTCAAACGTGAGCTACGGGCGGAAAACCCTGAGCAGCAGCAGCTCTCGTTACTCGACGACGACGAAGGCGTCGACGATCAGGCCGTTCAGACGCTGCTACTGAGGGCGTCGGCAGTCGCCGACCTCGCCGACGCACTCGATGAGGAACTGGAGCGAATCGACTCCTCGGCGCTTTTGGGCGACATGGAGTTGCCGGTGCAACGCGTGCTCGCACAGCTGGAGACGACGGGCATCGCCATCGACCTCGAGCTGCTCGGCCAGCTGCAGAGCCGGTTCGCGAACCTCATTCGCGACGCCGCCGAGGCCGCGTACGCCGTGATCGGCAAGCAGATCAACCTCGGTTCGCCCAAGCAGCTGCAGGTGGTCCTGTTCGACGAGCTCGAGATGCCAAAGACCAAGCGCACCAAGACCGGCTACACCACCGACGCCGACGCCCTGCAGGGACTGTTCGACAAGACCGGGCACCCCTTCCTGCAGCATCTGCTCGCCCACCGCGACGCGACGAGGCTCAAGGTCACCGTCGACGGGCTCCTCAACGCCGTCGGCTCCGATGGGCGAATTCACACCACGTTCAACCAGACGATCGCGGCCACGGGGCGGCTGTCGTCGACGGAGCCGAACCTGCAGAACATCCCGATCCGGACGGAAGCCGGCCGGCAGATCCGCGAGGGTTTCGTCGTCAGCAAGGGTTACGCCGAGCTGATGACGGCGGACTACAGCCAGATCGAGATGCGGATCATGGCGCACCTGTCCGGCGACGCGGGACTCATCGAGGCGTTCAACACCGGGGAGGACCTGCATTCCTTCGTCGCCTCCAGGGCGTTCGGCGTGCCGATCGACGAGGTCACCGCCGAGTTGCGCCGCCGGGTGAAGGCCATGTCCTATGGGCTGGCGTACGGGCTGAGCGCCTACGGCCTGGCGGCCCAACTGAAGATCTCCACCGAGGAGGCCAAGGTGCAGATGGATGCCTACTTCTCACGCTTCGGCGGGGTGCGGGACTACCTGCAGTCGGTGGTGGAGCAGGCGCGCAAGGACGGGTACACGTCGACGGTGCTGGGCAGGCGCCGCTATCTCCCGGAACTGGACAGCAGCAACCGCAACGTCCGGGAGGCGGCCGAGCGGGCGGCGCTCAACGCACCCATTCAGGGCAGCGCCGCCGACATCATCAAGGTGGCGATGATCAACACCGACAACGCGATTCGCGACTCGGGACTGCAATCGCGGATGCTCCTGCAGGTCCACGACGAACTGCTGTTCGAGGTGGCCGACGGCGAGCGCGAGAAACTCGACGAACTGGTGCGCGACAACATGGGCGGGGCCTATCCGCTCGACGTGCCACTCGAGGTGTCGGTCGGGTACGGCCGCAGCTGGGATGCGGCGGCGCACTAG
- a CDS encoding Zn-ribbon domain-containing OB-fold protein has translation MPGSTDAQAQLPAIDGWFVTDDAGVASLIAGKCPQCGTYVFPPRENNCPNPACEGNDLEQVPMSRRGTLWSYTENHYAPPPPYPSPDPFEPFAVAAVELAAEGIIVLGKVVEGTLAADLKVGMEMELTTMPLYTDDDGFVRTVHAWRIA, from the coding sequence GTGCCAGGATCTACGGACGCCCAAGCGCAACTACCGGCCATCGACGGATGGTTCGTCACCGACGACGCCGGAGTCGCGTCCCTGATCGCCGGTAAGTGCCCGCAGTGCGGCACCTACGTGTTCCCGCCGCGGGAGAACAACTGCCCCAACCCCGCCTGTGAAGGCAACGACTTGGAGCAGGTGCCGATGTCTCGGCGGGGGACGCTGTGGTCCTACACCGAGAATCACTACGCCCCCCCGCCCCCATACCCGTCGCCGGATCCGTTCGAGCCGTTCGCCGTGGCCGCGGTCGAGCTGGCCGCCGAGGGAATCATCGTGCTCGGCAAGGTCGTCGAGGGCACCCTGGCCGCCGACCTGAAGGTCGGGATGGAGATGGAGCTGACGACCATGCCGCTCTACACCGACGACGACGGCTTCGTCCGCACCGTCCACGCCTGGAGGATTGCATGA
- a CDS encoding lipid-transfer protein, protein MSPDTSPTSLRSGPPDPLYILGAGMHPWGKWGRDFTEYGVVAARAALAEAGLDWRQIQLVAGADTIRNGYPGFVAGGTFAQKLGWNGVPVSSSYAACASGSQALQSARAQILAGFCDVALVIGADTTPKGFFAPVGGERRNDPDWQRFHLIGATNPVYFALLARRRMDLYGATVDDFAQVKVKNARHGLANPNARFRKDVTAEDVLASPVVSDPLRLLDICATSDGAAALIVASKSFAEKHLGSLAGVPSVRAVSTVTPRYPQHLPELPDIATDSTAVVPAPDRVFKDQILDAAYAEAGLGPEDLSLAEVYDLSTALELDWYEHLGLCAKGEAEQLLRSGATTIGGRIPVNPSGGLASFGEAIPAQAIAQVCELHWQLKGQATGRQVEGATVGITANQGLFGHGSSVIVAR, encoded by the coding sequence ATGAGCCCGGATACATCCCCCACGTCGCTGCGCTCCGGCCCGCCGGACCCTCTCTACATCCTTGGCGCCGGCATGCACCCCTGGGGTAAGTGGGGTCGCGACTTCACCGAGTACGGCGTCGTCGCCGCCCGCGCCGCGCTGGCCGAGGCCGGCCTGGACTGGCGCCAGATCCAACTGGTCGCCGGAGCGGACACCATCCGCAACGGCTACCCCGGCTTCGTCGCCGGCGGCACCTTCGCCCAAAAGCTCGGCTGGAACGGCGTTCCCGTCAGCTCGAGCTACGCCGCCTGCGCCTCGGGCTCCCAAGCACTGCAGTCCGCTCGCGCCCAGATCCTCGCCGGCTTTTGCGACGTCGCCCTGGTGATCGGCGCCGACACCACGCCCAAGGGCTTCTTCGCCCCCGTCGGCGGGGAGCGCCGCAACGATCCCGACTGGCAGCGCTTCCATCTGATCGGTGCGACCAACCCGGTGTACTTCGCGCTACTGGCGCGCCGGCGCATGGACCTCTACGGCGCCACCGTCGACGACTTCGCCCAGGTGAAGGTGAAGAACGCCCGCCACGGCCTGGCCAATCCCAACGCCCGCTTCCGCAAGGACGTCACCGCCGAGGACGTGCTGGCCTCCCCCGTCGTGTCCGATCCGCTGCGCCTGCTCGACATCTGCGCCACCTCCGATGGCGCCGCTGCGCTGATCGTGGCGTCGAAGTCGTTCGCCGAGAAGCATCTGGGTTCCCTCGCCGGCGTGCCGTCGGTACGGGCGGTCTCCACCGTCACCCCGCGCTATCCGCAGCACCTGCCCGAACTCCCCGACATCGCGACCGACTCCACCGCGGTGGTGCCGGCACCCGACCGGGTGTTCAAGGACCAGATCCTCGACGCCGCCTACGCCGAGGCGGGGCTCGGACCCGAAGACCTCTCCCTGGCGGAGGTGTACGACCTCTCGACCGCGCTCGAGCTGGATTGGTATGAACACCTGGGCCTGTGCGCCAAGGGTGAGGCCGAACAACTGCTGCGCAGTGGCGCCACCACCATCGGTGGCCGCATCCCGGTCAACCCGTCCGGCGGCCTGGCGAGCTTCGGTGAGGCCATCCCCGCCCAGGCCATCGCGCAGGTGTGCGAACTGCACTGGCAGCTCAAGGGGCAAGCCACCGGCCGCCAGGTCGAGGGTGCGACCGTCGGCATCACCGCCAACCAAGGACTCTTCGGCCACGGTTCGTCGGTCATCGTCGCCCGGTAG
- a CDS encoding ABC transporter ATP-binding protein, translating to MTSSDGRPVLLEVRDAVVHYGRIEALHGISLTVHEGELVTLLGSNGAGKTTMMRAISGLRPLTSGSVWFDGQDITRVKAHRRVTDGLIQAPEGRGVFPGMTVVENLEMGCYGRKFPTKAEHNETFDWVLETFPRLAERRSQVGGTLSGGEQQMLAIGRALMARPKVLLLDEPSMGLAPMVISQIFKIISEINKQGTTVLLVEQNAQQALSRSDRAYILETGSVTRTGNARDLLADDSIRAAYLGVA from the coding sequence ATGACGAGCTCTGACGGACGGCCCGTTCTGCTGGAAGTCCGCGACGCCGTCGTGCACTACGGCCGAATCGAAGCGCTGCACGGCATTTCGCTGACCGTGCACGAGGGTGAACTCGTCACGCTGCTCGGATCCAACGGCGCGGGCAAGACCACGATGATGCGCGCGATCTCCGGCCTGCGGCCGTTGACGTCGGGTTCGGTGTGGTTCGACGGCCAGGACATCACGCGGGTGAAGGCACACCGTCGGGTCACCGACGGGCTCATCCAGGCTCCGGAGGGGCGGGGTGTCTTTCCAGGTATGACCGTGGTGGAGAACCTCGAAATGGGTTGCTATGGGCGGAAGTTCCCGACCAAGGCCGAACACAACGAGACGTTCGACTGGGTGTTGGAGACATTTCCGCGGCTCGCCGAGCGGCGCAGTCAGGTCGGCGGCACCCTCTCCGGCGGCGAGCAGCAGATGCTGGCCATCGGTCGGGCCCTGATGGCCCGGCCCAAAGTGCTCCTGCTCGACGAACCGTCGATGGGTCTGGCGCCGATGGTGATCTCGCAGATCTTCAAGATCATCTCCGAGATCAATAAGCAGGGGACCACCGTGCTCCTGGTCGAGCAGAATGCGCAGCAGGCGCTGAGTCGCTCCGACCGCGCCTACATCCTCGAGACCGGTTCGGTCACGCGGACCGGCAATGCGCGAGACCTGTTGGCGGACGACAGCATTCGCGCCGCCTACCTCGGCGTCGCCTAG
- a CDS encoding ABC transporter ATP-binding protein: protein MTSNEPVINEDLASLQRDVKVAEGETLLHTTDLTVKFGGLTALDSVTFDIKRGEILGLIGPNGAGKTTCFNAITGVYRPTSGTVTFDGAPLGKIKRHQITRRGIARTFQNIRLWGEMTALENVVVGTDARHQTSVPGALIRTPRHRREEKSAIEKAVALLQFVGISQRAEEKAKNLPYGDQRRLEIARALATEPKLLCLDEPAAGFNPSEKSALIELIQAIRDDGYTVLLIEHDMRLVMGVTDRIVVLEFGRKIADGLPAEIRDDPKVIAAYLGVPDDEL from the coding sequence ATGACGAGCAACGAGCCCGTGATCAACGAGGACCTCGCCTCTCTGCAACGTGACGTGAAGGTGGCCGAGGGCGAGACGCTGCTGCACACCACGGACTTGACGGTGAAGTTCGGCGGTTTGACCGCGCTCGACTCGGTCACGTTCGACATCAAGCGCGGCGAGATCCTGGGACTCATCGGCCCCAACGGTGCGGGCAAGACCACCTGCTTCAACGCCATCACCGGCGTGTATCGCCCGACCTCGGGAACGGTGACCTTCGACGGTGCGCCGCTGGGAAAGATCAAGCGGCATCAAATCACTCGCCGTGGCATCGCCAGGACGTTCCAGAACATCCGGCTGTGGGGTGAGATGACGGCGCTGGAGAATGTGGTGGTCGGCACCGACGCCCGACACCAGACGTCGGTACCCGGGGCCCTGATTCGCACGCCGAGGCATCGGCGCGAGGAGAAGTCGGCGATCGAGAAGGCCGTCGCCCTACTGCAATTCGTCGGTATCTCGCAGCGCGCCGAGGAGAAGGCCAAGAACCTGCCCTACGGTGATCAGCGTCGGTTGGAAATCGCCAGGGCATTGGCGACGGAGCCGAAACTCCTGTGCCTCGACGAACCCGCCGCCGGGTTCAACCCGAGCGAGAAGTCGGCGCTCATCGAGCTGATCCAGGCGATCCGCGACGACGGCTACACCGTGCTGCTGATCGAGCACGACATGCGGCTCGTCATGGGGGTCACCGACCGAATCGTGGTGCTCGAGTTCGGCCGCAAGATCGCCGATGGTCTGCCCGCCGAGATCCGCGATGACCCGAAGGTCATCGCGGCCTACCTGGGAGTACCCGATGACGAGCTCTGA
- a CDS encoding branched-chain amino acid ABC transporter permease: MSHQAEPDPKASTSAQRLLAPGDGLRHWWDRLSRPQKWIFGVIGFGLLALLPLYTPGFIDTPGISFGGTMAAFVMIAIIAIGLNVVVGQAGLLDLGYVGFYAVGAYTVALLTSPDSPWNKMGATGFFSKDWAWLSCVPIAMAVTALAGLILGTPTLRLRGDYLAIVTLGFGEIIRLLADNLSDVTNGSRGLNQIAYPRIGESERLPNGVFSSGNSGGDANYGTWWFWLGLLLMIGILLLVGNLERSRVGRAWVAIREDEDAAEVMGVDTFRFKLWAFVIGAGIGGLSGALYAGQVQYVAPTNFNIINSMLFLVAVVLGGQGNKLGVIFGAFIIVYLPNRLLGVELFGVNLGDLKYLFFGLALVVLMIFRPQGLFPVRQQLLAYGKSARKLLSKADDAKAAA, from the coding sequence ATGAGTCATCAGGCGGAACCGGACCCCAAGGCCAGCACGTCGGCGCAGCGCCTCCTGGCCCCGGGTGACGGTCTGCGGCATTGGTGGGACCGGCTGAGCAGACCGCAGAAGTGGATCTTCGGCGTCATCGGCTTCGGCCTGCTGGCGCTGCTGCCGTTGTACACACCCGGGTTCATCGACACCCCGGGCATCAGCTTCGGCGGGACGATGGCGGCCTTCGTGATGATCGCGATCATCGCCATCGGCCTCAACGTCGTCGTTGGTCAGGCGGGTCTGCTCGACCTCGGCTACGTGGGCTTCTACGCCGTCGGCGCCTATACCGTCGCGCTCCTCACCAGCCCCGACAGTCCGTGGAACAAGATGGGAGCGACCGGCTTCTTCAGCAAGGACTGGGCGTGGCTGTCCTGTGTGCCCATCGCCATGGCGGTCACGGCCCTCGCTGGGCTGATCCTCGGCACCCCGACCCTGCGTCTGCGTGGTGACTACCTCGCCATCGTGACGCTCGGCTTCGGCGAGATCATCCGCCTGCTCGCCGACAATCTCTCCGACGTCACCAACGGGTCGCGCGGCCTCAACCAAATCGCCTACCCGCGGATTGGCGAGAGCGAACGGTTGCCCAACGGGGTCTTCTCGAGCGGCAACTCCGGGGGTGACGCCAACTACGGCACCTGGTGGTTCTGGCTCGGGCTGCTGCTGATGATCGGGATCCTGCTGCTAGTCGGCAATTTGGAGCGCAGCCGGGTCGGCCGCGCCTGGGTGGCCATCAGGGAGGACGAGGACGCCGCGGAGGTGATGGGCGTCGACACGTTCCGCTTCAAGCTGTGGGCGTTCGTCATCGGCGCCGGGATCGGCGGTCTCTCGGGCGCGCTGTACGCCGGTCAGGTGCAATACGTTGCACCGACCAACTTCAACATCATCAACTCGATGCTGTTCCTGGTGGCCGTCGTGCTCGGTGGGCAGGGCAACAAGCTGGGCGTGATCTTCGGGGCGTTCATCATCGTCTACCTACCCAACCGGCTGCTCGGCGTGGAACTGTTCGGTGTCAATCTCGGCGACCTCAAGTACCTGTTCTTCGGCCTCGCTCTGGTGGTGTTGATGATCTTCCGGCCGCAGGGCCTCTTCCCGGTGCGGCAGCAGCTGCTCGCGTACGGCAAGTCCGCACGAAAGTTGTTGAGCAAGGCCGACGATGCGAAGGCGGCGGCATGA
- a CDS encoding branched-chain amino acid ABC transporter permease → MLLAANINFNVDGLLNGFWQLTIDGLSWGAIYALVAVGYTLVFGVLRLINFAHSEIFMLGMFGTYFCLDLILGFTPSGNAYNKGVALTILYLAIAMIFAMLVSGSAAVGLEFIAYRPLRRRNARPLTFLITAIGMSFVLQEFVHFILPRIINGYGGSNAQQPIILVQPKTQFTMFGATVSNVTLVIIVAATVLALLTDIAINRTKFGRGIRAVAQDSTTATLMGVSRERIIMTTFLIGGLLAGAAALLYTLKVPQGIIYSGGFLLGIKAFSAAVLGGIGNLRGALLGGLILGVMENYGQALFGTQWRDVVAFVLLVLVLLIRPTGILGESLGKARA, encoded by the coding sequence GTGTTATTGGCTGCCAACATCAACTTCAACGTCGATGGCCTGCTGAATGGCTTCTGGCAGTTGACGATCGACGGTCTGTCGTGGGGTGCCATCTACGCTCTGGTGGCCGTCGGCTACACCTTGGTCTTCGGCGTTCTACGACTGATCAACTTCGCGCATTCCGAGATCTTCATGCTCGGCATGTTCGGCACCTACTTCTGCCTGGACCTAATCCTGGGGTTCACGCCCAGCGGAAACGCCTACAACAAGGGTGTTGCGCTGACGATTCTCTATCTCGCGATCGCGATGATCTTCGCGATGCTGGTATCGGGTTCGGCCGCAGTCGGTTTGGAGTTCATCGCCTACCGGCCGCTGCGCCGCCGCAACGCGCGGCCCCTGACGTTCTTGATCACCGCCATCGGCATGTCGTTCGTGCTTCAGGAGTTCGTGCACTTCATCCTGCCGCGGATCATCAACGGTTACGGCGGATCCAACGCCCAGCAGCCGATCATCCTGGTACAGCCGAAGACTCAGTTCACGATGTTCGGAGCCACGGTGTCGAACGTGACATTGGTGATCATCGTCGCCGCGACGGTGCTCGCCCTGCTGACGGACATCGCGATCAACCGCACCAAGTTCGGCCGCGGCATCCGCGCCGTCGCCCAGGACTCGACGACGGCCACCCTCATGGGCGTGTCCCGTGAGCGCATCATCATGACCACCTTCCTCATCGGTGGACTGCTCGCGGGTGCGGCTGCGCTGCTCTACACCCTCAAGGTGCCGCAGGGCATCATCTACTCGGGTGGGTTCCTGCTGGGCATCAAGGCGTTCTCGGCGGCGGTCCTCGGCGGTATCGGCAACCTTCGCGGTGCCCTGCTGGGCGGTCTGATCCTCGGGGTGATGGAGAACTACGGCCAAGCGCTCTTCGGCACCCAGTGGCGCGACGTGGTGGCCTTCGTGCTCCTCGTCCTCGTCCTCCTCATCCGCCCGACCGGGATACTCGGTGAGAGCCTCGGAAAGGCGCGCGCATGA